GCGCGGTGATGAAAATCTTGCCGTCGCCGATTTTACCGGTGCGCGAAGCCTTGATCACGGCTTCGACAGCGCTGTCAGCGATGTCGTTGTCCACAACGATCTCGACTTTGATCTTGGGCAGAAAATCCACCGTGTATTCGCTGCCACGGTAGGTTTCGGTATGGCCCTTTTGG
This sequence is a window from Verrucomicrobiia bacterium. Protein-coding genes within it:
- a CDS encoding P-II family nitrogen regulator, encoding MKKIEAIIKPFKLDEVKGALHDIGVNGMTVTEVKGFGRQKGHTETYRGSEYTVDFLPKIKVEIVVDNDIADSAVEAVIKASRTGKIGDGKIFITALEDVIRIRTGEKGKTAV